AACTGCATTTTCGATTCATACTTACCATCATATTGTCTCTTACTTCTGTGCATTTGTCAGTTTGCCTTTGAGTATTATTCAAATTAGCATCGGGTGAACCCAAAACGAGAACCTTGCTAAAGCCCTGAATCAGATCATTGCACTCACGAGAAAGCACATTTTGCAAATCCACAACCTTCTGCTCGAGCTGCTTTATGTTATACTGTGCTGGTAATAACTTCGTATTATTCTCACTTTTCTGTAGCTATAAAAACAGATTAAAAATATTTCGTTTAATTCTATCACCTTACTTATTCGTATCTTAAAAATAAGGTTTTCCCCTTGTTTCAAAATCGTTAATAATCAATTCAGTTTACAAGCCTGTTGACGCTCTAATGCTCGAACTCTGAATTGGCAATGAAACTTATTCACTCACCTTTTCGATTAGGTCACATTTAACTGCAAGTTCAACTTCCAGTTTCGTGATACGCTTCTGTTTAGCTTCACATTCCGCCTTATGTTGGTTACACTTCTCTTGGAGTTGTTTAATCTTCTCGCACAACTGATCATACTCATCGTCTTTACCAAAtacaaatgtgtcatgtaatATCGTAGCTTCTGATTCATTCTTAGATGATGCTTTAGGTTCTTTTGCGCCACCTGCTTCCAGTCCTCGTTGTTCATATTTAGGGAAATCAAACGCCGACTTGGTAACGTTGCTTTTTTCTTCGTTGTTAGCATCCTCTTGTGCCGTTCTAATTTCTTGTCCGTTTGACCTCAGCTTACTGGTTGTTGATAACGGCCGTTTATTCCGAAGGTACGATGGTATTCTGCCCAATTGATGAAATTTTTGCTTGCTGTTAACGTCCACCTCGCTACTGTTTAGTATGCAGCAATGGGAAACGTGTTTTGTATGGTTTGTTGGTGCTCTGGTGGCAATAGGCAAGTTCGAAATTTTCACATCAGTTGTTGTGTTGGAATTGCTATGCCAGCTTGAAGCCCGCTGTACGCTGCCTGGCTGGCGAGGTTTGATCAGAGCGTCGGTTGATGTCCTTTTTGGTACATCGCTGTGAAGTTTTGGCTTTTGAAACACTGCAATGATTCACAAGGGAATTAATAATTATGTATTGCATATAAAACCATCGAGTATCATACTTGTGGATTCCGCTTCTTCTAACTATtagaatatttcaatttattgAAGATAATTTTCAATGTATGTAAGCTGATCGTTATAAAGAACGAGATCTATTCTTTCACATGTCaagtaaaaatttgaaatgagcATTCAAATGGTTTACCCCAAAATAGGTATGTATTATTGTTGTAGATTCATAATGGGTAGCTAAAATCAACTACGAACGAGACTTACCTGCAAATATAAGATCCTGATTGATACCCCGAATTGATTTTGCGGATAACAGTTATAGTAACAGCAAGAGATTATGCGTACCACTACACTCAATACAGTCATACCGTGCTGAATGGAGACAACTGTTGTGTACTGCAGAGGCCTCTTCCCGGCCTAAggttaaataaataaagtaaTAATAACTCTCAATCCTTCCTAGTCATTTCATTCATCATTACTTGTACTGCTTCAGAACTGTGTTTAGGAGCTTCTAATAGTTATACAAAAccatgatttgttttttttcgtcTCTGAAATACAAGGGCCAAAGACTAATTGACTAGATCTTAAAAATTGCtcgattttttgttgttgccccttagaaatattttttagggCAAAAAAAAACGAGGGGGAGAAgaagacataattgtttttaaatatttgtttcggcCATTTCTGTCTAATTCTCATAATAATGAGTGAATGAAGTGAACCGTCTTTTTGGTAACTTGGCACATATTTCGGCGTGTGTATAACCTTCACTAGCCGGCAGTGGTAACATGTGAATTACTGCCAAATTTAGTTCGGGAGTGAGAAGATGTTAGCTATACTGCAGTTCCAGCGATTCATTCAGACTGCCCAATAACTCATGACCAGTCCGAGCTCACTTTTACTTGCAATAGACACCGTCTGTTAtgcaatttcaattcaaaaaaaaaatggatcatACTTTCTGGATTTTTTGGTTTGCCAGTACTCGAAATATCGAAAAGTATGTTAAataagaaaatatatatttacctGAAAAGGTCACTAAACGGACGCCAATCCATTgtccgtgcaaaaaaaaattcaatatgggtcattccataccaagtgaccgaaccacttgtaatcgactttcaccgtttttaatcaaatttcgtgGATTTGTTTATCTATCGATTATATGTAAAAATCCTAATTTGTTTGATGATTGGGCAACCCCTCGGCAAATGGGAGCACCCcccgtttttgacgatttgtaaaaaccatatttttgaacaactcatatctcggacagtttttaagctacaaataacttctttttatgcattttgaagagaattcttcaaactttttgagaaaaatatcgattttgagtagaagtgttgccaactctattgtttttgcgttttaagtataaaatcgtatttttctgccaatgagtatatttttatttggaaaataacaccagcatcgtgttctccagaaaattttgtataagaaatactcgaaaccccaaggtactatgagccgttctcgagttatggagTTCTGAAtaagattttgttatgcataccGAACCTTTGCCTTTTATGGAATTTCCAATAATTCGAagatattgttttcttcaaataaattgtaaaacatgtaacttgagcctttgaatagaaaataatggacTTGGCAACGTAGTCACTTTGGAAGGAATAGCTTTTCTGTATTGTTGTAGAGCGTACTATTAAACTATTACTCACATAGATACTATATTATTTAACCTGCtatggaaagattttttttaaattttataaaacatttattaGTTTCGAAAGCTCTCGGCTCATATGCCGttgagcgttacggagccgaaatctttatactattttattcttacaaaataacgttagattaagtgaaccgaaagactcgtgtttcAATCTGGATTAGGGAATACAGTATCACAGTAGGGAAGGAGGAAACGAATAATACTAAATTTATGACGATGATGAAAACATTGATGAAGTTCTTGTTTCATTACTGTTACGGGACATAGAAATGAAACAAGAATTTCATCACcgttaaacaaacattttcttaaaaacaacaaagTAAAGACATACGAAAGGCAATGACGACAAAAGAAACGATACGGTTatctaaaaaaccctgattaatttacctagcggtaatggtgcctttctcgtgcattatggaaatagtattttgaccataactttcgagcccataatcccaaccagtaaaatttcaataggaaacaatgggccaGGATTTCCCGTAAAATGCAACATGGTGCGAACAAATCGATTAAGGGCAAGCCCCTAAATAGTGGATgagacgcacacacacacatacatacacagacatcacctcaattcgttgagctgaatcgattggtatacaacactatgggtttcccgccttctataaaaaaattgtttttggagtgaacataaagcctttcggtacacttagtgttcgagaaaggtaaaaataaattagGTCATAAGGAAGTAGACTTTCACTATGTTATTGTGGAAAAATAATGTATGAAAAGGCAAATCATTATGTTATTGGTATTTGTACGTACAGAAGGAGAGGGTTAGTGATTTGTGACAGGTGGGAGGtaagagggttgaaaatggcgaGAAACGTTGGATGTAATTTTTAAACGTATTTTGTAGCTATATAAAAGGGAGAAGAAGACCTTAATGTCAGTAGTAGTCCACTAGAGCAGAATTATCCACGAAAAGTTATCCAGAaacaagctcaaaataattttcctaacacgaaatatttgtattttactACTACTTTATTGGTCTACcttatcggtggtgacgaaatcgaggtggtagaagaatttgtgtacttgggctcactggtgactgccgaaaatgataccagcagagaaattcggagacgtatagtggctggaaatcgtacatactttggattccgcaagacgctccgatcgaatagagttcgccgccgtaccaaactgacaatctacaaaacgctcattagaccggtagtcctctacggacacgagacctggacgatgctcgtggaggaccaacgcgcactcggagttttcgaaaggaaagtgctgcgtaccatctatggtggggtgcagatggcggacggtacgtggaggaggcgaatgaaccacgaattgcatcagctgttgggagaaccatccatcgttcacaccgcgaaaatcggacgactgcgatgggccgggcacgtagccagaatgtcggacagtaacccggtgaaaatggttctcgacaacgatccgacgggcacaagaaggcgaggtgcgcagcgggcaaggtggatcgatcaggtggaagatgacttgcggaccctccgtagactgcgtggctggcgacgggtagccatggaccgagccgaatggagaagactcttgtataccgcacaggccacttcggccttagtctgaataaataataatactaCTTTATTGAAGCCATGAGCTCTCTCTCACTCACCATGTAATCAAAAATTGTCAACTGTGTgtgtattagggtggttcaaaaaatcgattttgctccacagtgctcatctgattcttcaccatgttctgagtgtcctctgaaaatttgagctcatttggattaaaactgatttagcacaagccgtttcaagtttgcatgcaaattgaatttgtgtgtgctatctttcgcgccacgagcagcaatgttgcctgttgatgagttatgcaattaccTCCAGAAACGGTATAGATTAatttcgattactaattattggaacgattaaatgagatgcggttttcactgagtgaaagctatTGAGTAtttcttttagctatgtaggttttcttttaacatgcgcttgatggggaagcgtcattatcagtataatgaaaaaataaatttctccatactaatttgcatgcaaacttgaaacggcttgtgctaaatcagttttaatccaaatgagctcaaattttcagaggacactcagaacatggtaaagaatcagattagcactgtggagcaaaatcgattttttgaaccaccctagtgtgTATATTATCATAGTATGAAAATAGTAGACCAATaacaaacatcataaaaatggtcttctttgagataatgattttatttgctgaattttgaaaataaatggataatatCTGCTGTTTAACGGCCAATATACTTTCGccatattttttgcattttttactcCTAGAGAATTCAGATTTTCGTAAACCATGTGACATATTGTTTTAATTTCTAATAGTTGACCCTAAGGATGCCGAAAATCTTTGCAGAAGAAGGAGCCTTGCTGGAACGACAACTAAAATTGTTTATTCTACCAGAACTGCCAAACTACGTGTACCAATAAttcaactgagtgttatttcaaaaaatttaatctattagtgctgaggaacaaattgtagttattcagattaatttttaatggaaaatttcagGAAGAGAAATGGTTTTTCCGTCTAACAATGACAGTGGggtcaaagcccaccgaaggggcggttaccctccaataccttttcggaactaaatctatcacatgttgtacatatgcataatcgagtttcagacatagtaaggaCAGTTGCACTCTGGGGAAAAGGGTGAccattaatcgaaaaatttactatctcgtatttgtctaatttatatatcatttgaaagtatataccctagataaaagaaacggaaaatattgaagcgctaTGTTTATTAAGTCAAAATATGGCTGGCtggcgaagtgaaaaaagctgataaaaataaaaaatcgttccatactttgatttgtatgttatgaagtcaattttt
The nucleotide sequence above comes from Armigeres subalbatus isolate Guangzhou_Male chromosome 3, GZ_Asu_2, whole genome shotgun sequence. Encoded proteins:
- the LOC134223612 gene encoding uncharacterized protein LOC134223612; amino-acid sequence: MFQKPKLHSDVPKRTSTDALIKPRQPGSVQRASSWHSNSNTTTDVKISNLPIATRAPTNHTKHVSHCCILNSSEVDVNSKQKFHQLGRIPSYLRNKRPLSTTSKLRSNGQEIRTAQEDANNEEKSNVTKSAFDFPKYEQRGLEAGGAKEPKASSKNESEATILHDTFVFGKDDEYDQLCEKIKQLQEKCNQHKAECEAKQKRITKLEVELAVKCDLIEKLQKSENNTKLLPAQYNIKQLEQKVVDLQNVLSRECNDLIQGFSKVLVLGSPDANLNNTQRQTDKCTEVRDNMMQIHIQSSKDSATPSEIAALRKENEMLRFDNKLLSSMIKQNADKCFAISQVDAKVHNDQMQLRDILFKDEKQRQCCRREKIIGEIGQDDHLSKTVRHTLLDMVKRLKKQNRQIHEVMIKCGSNSAAEADEKLTTKQNVSLDTKLLNQKQRFSVDKVRYTGTS